AACACGCTGCAGCTCGAGACTTCGAGCCACTTGCCCACCGCCGGCGCGAACACCTCAAGGTCGTACGTCATGGCACTCGAGAAGCCCGTGTCGCCCGCCGCGAGCAGCACGCGGCGATACGGCAACTCGAGACGCTCGAGCATCGTCTCCGCTTCGCGCGTGAGGCGCTCGAGTTCGTCGCGCGACGTTTCGGGCGTCGCGTAGCGCACCAGCTCCACCTTGTCGAACTGGTGAACCCGCAGGAGACCGCGCGTGTCCTTGCCGGCCGACCCCGCCTCGCGGCGGAAGCAGGGGCTGTACGCGCAGAGGCCACGCGGCAAATCCGCCGCCTCGAGGATTTCGTCGCGATACAGGTTGGTCACGGGCACTTCGGCCGTCGGGATGAGGAACATGCCCTCCTCGTTGAGGGCGTACATGTCGTCCTCGAACTTGGGCAACTGGCCCGTACCTGTCATGGTCGCGCGATTGACGACCACCGGCACCCACACTTCCTCGTAGCCATGCTCACCGGTGTGCACGTCGAGCATCATGTTCATGAGCGCGCGCACGAGCTTGGCACCGGCGCCGCGATAGACGATGAAGCCCGAGCCCGCCACCTTGGCGCCGCGTGGCAAATCGATGATGCCCAGTTCAGCGCCCTTGTCCCAATGCGGCACCAGCGAGGCCCCGTCTTCACGCGGTGTGCCCCAGCTCGACACCACCCGATTGTTGGACTCGTCGCCCTCCGGCACCTCGGGGAGCGTGATGTTGGGCAACTCGTACAGCAGCTGCTGCACGGCCTCTTCGGCCGCCGTGCGCCGCGCCTCGAGCGCCGCAATGGACTCGCCCACGGCACGACCAGCCGCAATGAGCTCGCTGGCGTCTTCACCGGCCTTGCGGCGCTGCGCGACCTCCTGCGTGATGCGATTGCGCTGGGCCTGCTGCGCTTCCACTTCGGTAATCGCGGCCCGGCGCTCCTTCTCGAGCGCGTCCGCCCGATCGAGCACGGGCGCGAGCTCCTCGAGCCTCCCGCGGCGGCGCATGCCTTCGCGCAGATGATCAAGCTGATCGCGCAGCAGTCGAATGTCGTGCATGATGAGCGGGGTTACGCGGTCGAAGTATGGACCAGTGTGACGGGGTGTCGCGATCAGTTCCGGGGCAGGCCTTCGGTCAACGCCCGATAGCCGCAATTGCGATTGGTGAGCGAACGCACGACGAGGCGGCGTTCAGCGACGATGATGCTGTCCACCACGAGCTTGGCGTAGAGCGGATCACCGAGGAAGCAACCGCCGCCCTGCACCTGCACGAGCACCGTCTCGCCGACTCCCACCACGAGGGAGGTGTCGGGACGGAACCCGGTCGTGGGCGCACGCTCCATGGCCGTGAAGGACGCGTCGCTCGTGCGCAGGCCCAGCGAGGGCGCGCCGGCAGGCGGCAACGGCACCACGACCCGCACTGGCACGAGGGATACGCGGTTGTTCGCCGTGAGGTCGAAGGCCATGTCAAAGTTCACGGCGCCGTTGGACAGGATCTGCGGGCGCTCGAGTGACTCGGTCGTGAAGCGGTAGGCCGCCGGCAAGGCCGGCGACGTGCCCGACATGGCGTACACGGAGTACGTGCGGATGACGTTTTCCGTGGTGGCCGGCGAGAGCAGGTTGTTGTCGCCACCGCAGGCGCCAAGCGCGCTCACTGTGACACAGGCCACCAGAAATGACAGGGCGCGCCGAGCGAGGCGGGGCGCGCCGAAGGCGAAACTGGACAACTGGATCCCCATGGGAATTCTCGAGAGTGAACCGACTGGTTCAGCGATGTGGACGATACCCCCCAACTCCTGTCGGGGCAAGCGCTTCGGCCGTTTGAATGGTCGCTTGACTTCATCTGCCGCGTGCGGCAGCGTTCCGCCATGCCCACCATTCGCGATCTTGTCACCGCCCTGCGTCGCCGCGACGGGGTGGACGCTGCCATCGTGCTGGGTCGCGATGGCCTGTTGATCGACGGGGCCAGCTCGGCCCCGCTCGATCCCGAGGGCCTCGCGGTCCATGTGCCGCCCCTGGTGCACGCCGCGCAAGAGCTGGGCGTGTTTGCGCAGCGTGGCACGTTGGGACTGACCGTCCTGGAATACGACCGCGGCCCGGTGGTCGTGGCGCCCCTGTCCAGCGACGCCTACCTGCTCGTGGCCCTGCAACCCTCCGCCAATCTGGCTGCCCTGCTCTTCGAGTTGCGTCGCCATCGTTCGCAGATTTCCGCCCTCGTCTGACGGCGATGGCCACCAT
This region of Gemmatimonas sp. UBA7669 genomic DNA includes:
- the serS gene encoding serine--tRNA ligase → MHDIRLLRDQLDHLREGMRRRGRLEELAPVLDRADALEKERRAAITEVEAQQAQRNRITQEVAQRRKAGEDASELIAAGRAVGESIAALEARRTAAEEAVQQLLYELPNITLPEVPEGDESNNRVVSSWGTPREDGASLVPHWDKGAELGIIDLPRGAKVAGSGFIVYRGAGAKLVRALMNMMLDVHTGEHGYEEVWVPVVVNRATMTGTGQLPKFEDDMYALNEEGMFLIPTAEVPVTNLYRDEILEAADLPRGLCAYSPCFRREAGSAGKDTRGLLRVHQFDKVELVRYATPETSRDELERLTREAETMLERLELPYRRVLLAAGDTGFSSAMTYDLEVFAPAVGKWLEVSSCSVFTDFQARRANIRYRPAAGEKPRFVHTLNGSALAFSRIIASIIEHHQQPDGTVRLPAALQPYFGRATL
- a CDS encoding roadblock/LC7 domain-containing protein, whose translation is MPTIRDLVTALRRRDGVDAAIVLGRDGLLIDGASSAPLDPEGLAVHVPPLVHAAQELGVFAQRGTLGLTVLEYDRGPVVVAPLSSDAYLLVALQPSANLAALLFELRRHRSQISALV